A genome region from Ictalurus punctatus breed USDA103 unplaced genomic scaffold, Coco_2.0 tig00163726, whole genome shotgun sequence includes the following:
- the LOC128632679 gene encoding NLR family CARD domain-containing protein 3-like isoform X3, producing MSVSGKQDLKRDERMMEGKRSDSPEPSCVSMKSDQSMGHPVTFRDGASSPDVRPQQKKSNLSRNQLDSIFKELEHKVITLIKNELKRFRKLLSPDYPACTEREVQDEQDLHSVRDGALKITLHVLKNMNHTDLANTLHNKSVAPVYQTKLKSSLREKFKRINEGISQHGSSALLNEIYTDLYITEGWSGDVNNEHEVRQIETASRRPATQETPIKCNDLFKDKSIRGVLTKGVAGIGKTVSVQKFILDWAERKENQDVTFMFPLPFRELNLMKQKHLSLMDLLHHFFPEIRKLEVIDCDSYKVVLIFDGLDECRLPLNFQKNERLCDVTESASVDVLLTNLIKGNLLPSALLWITSRPGAANQIPPECVDQVTEVRGFSDPQKEEYFRKRISDQSLADKIISHMKSSRSLYIMCHIPVFCWISATVLERMLGEAERGEIPKTLTQMFTHFLIFQIKHKEQKYHQKCDPDPQQTRESILALGKLAFQQLEKGNLIFYEEDLRECGIDVREVSVYSGVCTQIFREEFGLHLGKVFSFVHLSVQEFLAALYAFFCFIFRKTNVLVEQSTGRSNFFRKSDMSDLLRTAVDKALQSENGHLDLFLRFLLGLSLESNQTLLRGLMPQTGSSSHSKQETVKYIKKKIRENPSPEKSINLFHCLNELNDHSLVQEVQTYLNRGDHSHLSGTRLSPAQWSALVFVLLNSDQELDVFNLWKYDPSEEGLLKLLPVVKASRRADLRECKLTEESCRVLSSVLRSNSSRLRELNLSDNNLQDSGVKLLSAGLENPHCTLEILSLRVCDLTEESCRVLSSVLRSNSSRLRELDLSLNNLQDSGVKLLSAGLENPHCTLETLREQLLFRVVH from the exons atgagtgtgtctggaaaacaggacttaaagagagacgagag aatgatggagggaaagagatcagactcaccagaacccagctgtgtgtccatgaagagtgaccaGTCAATGGGACATCCAGTTACCTTCAGAGAcggagccagttctcctgatgtgag accacaacagaagaaatcaaacctcagcagaaatcagttggactccatattcaag gagctggaacacaaagtcatcactctgataaagaatgaactgaagaggtttaggaagctcctgagtccagattacccagcatgcactgagagggaggtgcaGGATGAGcaggatctgcacagtgtcagagacggagcgctgaagatcacactgcacgtcctgaagaacatgaaccacacagatctcgctaacacactgcacaaca agtctgtggcccctgtgtatcagacaaagctgaaatccagcctgagagagaagtttaaaagaattaatgaaggaatctcacagcatggaagctcagcacttctgaatgagatctacacagatctctacatcacagagggttggagtggagacgtcaataatgaacatgaggtgagacagattgagacagcgtccaggagaccagcaacacaggagacacccatcaaatgtaatgatctctttaaagacaagtccatcagaggagtgctgactaaaggagttgctggaattggaaaaacagtctctgtgcagaagttcattctggactgggctgaacGAAAAGAgaatcaggacgtcaccttcatgtttccacttccctttagagagctgaatctgatgaagcagaaacatctcagtctgatggatcttcttcatcactttttccctgaaatAAGAAAACTAGAAGTAATAGACTGTGACTCCTacaaagtggtgttgatctttgatggtctggatgagtgtcgacttcctctaaatttccagaagaatgagagattgtgtgatgtgacagagtcagcctcagtggatgtgctgctgacgaacctcatcaaggggaatctgcttccctctgctcttctctggataacctctcgaccaggagcagccaatcagatccctcctgagtgtgtagaccaggtaacagaggtacgagggttcagtgatcctcagaaagaggagtacttcaggaagaggatcagtgatcagagcctggccgataaaatcatctcacacatgaagtcttcaagaagcctctacatcatgtgccacatcccagtcttctgctggatctcagccactgttctagagagaatgttgggtgaagcagagcgtggagagatccccaagactctgactcaaatgttcacacacttcctgatctttcagatcaaacacaaggagcaaaagtaccatcagaaatgtgaccctgatcctcagcagaccagagagagtatcctggcactgggaaaactggctttccaacagctggagaaaggaaacctgatcttctatgaggaagacctgagagagtgtggcattgatgtgagagaagtgtcagtgtactcaggagtgtgtacccaaatcttcagagaggagtttgggcttcacctggggaaggtgttcagctttgtacatctgagtgttcaggagtttctggctgctttatatgcatttttctgctttatttttagaaagacaaatgtgttaGTGGAACAAAGCACTGGACGTTCTAATTTCTTCAGaaagtcagacatgtctgatctcctcaggactgcagtggacaaggccttacagagtgagaatggacacctggacctgttcctccgcttccttctgggtctctcactggagtccaatcagactctcttacgaggtttaatgccccagacaggaagcagctctcacagcaaacaggaaacagtcaaGTACATCAAGaagaagatcagggagaatccatctccagagaaatccatcaatctgttccactgtctgaatgaactgaatgatcattctctagtgcaggaagtacagacttacctgaacagaggagaTCACAGTCATctcagtggaaccagactctctcctgctcagtggtcagctctggtgtttgtgttactgaactcagatcaggagctggatgtGTTTAATTTGTGGAAATATGACCCATCAGAGGAAggtcttctgaagctgctgccagtggtcaaagcctccagaagagctga tctgcgtgagtgtaaactgacagaggaaagctgtagagttctgtcctcagttctcagatcaaactcctccagactgagagaactgaacctgagtgacaataacctgcaggattcaggagtgaagctgctctctgctggactggagaatccacactgtacactggagatactgag tctgcgtgtgtgtgatctgacagaggaaagctgtagagttctgtcctcagttctcagatcaaactcctccagactgagagaactggacctgagtctcaataacctgcaggattcaggagtgaagctgctctctgctggactggagaatccacactgtacactggagacactgag AGAACAGCTCCTGTTTCGGGTAGTACATTAG
- the LOC128632679 gene encoding NLR family CARD domain-containing protein 3-like isoform X2, giving the protein MSVSGKQDLKRDERMMEGKRSDSPEPSCVSMKSDQSMGHPVTFRDGASSPDVRPQQKKSNLSRNQLDSIFKELEHKVITLIKNELKRFRKLLSPDYPACTEREVQDEQDLHSVRDGALKITLHVLKNMNHTDLANTLHNKSVAPVYQTKLKSSLREKFKRINEGISQHGSSALLNEIYTDLYITEGWSGDVNNEHEVRQIETASRRPATQETPIKCNDLFKDKSIRGVLTKGVAGIGKTVSVQKFILDWAERKENQDVTFMFPLPFRELNLMKQKHLSLMDLLHHFFPEIRKLEVIDCDSYKVVLIFDGLDECRLPLNFQKNERLCDVTESASVDVLLTNLIKGNLLPSALLWITSRPGAANQIPPECVDQVTEVRGFSDPQKEEYFRKRISDQSLADKIISHMKSSRSLYIMCHIPVFCWISATVLERMLGEAERGEIPKTLTQMFTHFLIFQIKHKEQKYHQKCDPDPQQTRESILALGKLAFQQLEKGNLIFYEEDLRECGIDVREVSVYSGVCTQIFREEFGLHLGKVFSFVHLSVQEFLAALYAFFCFIFRKTNVLVEQSTGRSNFFRKSDMSDLLRTAVDKALQSENGHLDLFLRFLLGLSLESNQTLLRGLMPQTGSSSHSKQETVKYIKKKIRENPSPEKSINLFHCLNELNDHSLVQEVQTYLNRGDHSHLSGTRLSPAQWSALVFVLLNSDQELDVFNLWKYDPSEEGLLKLLPVVKASRRADLRECKLTEESCRVLSSVLRSNSSRLRELNLSDNNLQDSGVKLLSAGLENPHCTLEILRMWNCRITDEGCAALTSALRSNSSSHLRELDLNGNNPGESGEKLLSDLLKYPHCNLETLHINYNKLTRKAYDGSLTSNLFSRIKQSR; this is encoded by the exons atgagtgtgtctggaaaacaggacttaaagagagacgagag aatgatggagggaaagagatcagactcaccagaacccagctgtgtgtccatgaagagtgaccaGTCAATGGGACATCCAGTTACCTTCAGAGAcggagccagttctcctgatgtgag accacaacagaagaaatcaaacctcagcagaaatcagttggactccatattcaag gagctggaacacaaagtcatcactctgataaagaatgaactgaagaggtttaggaagctcctgagtccagattacccagcatgcactgagagggaggtgcaGGATGAGcaggatctgcacagtgtcagagacggagcgctgaagatcacactgcacgtcctgaagaacatgaaccacacagatctcgctaacacactgcacaaca agtctgtggcccctgtgtatcagacaaagctgaaatccagcctgagagagaagtttaaaagaattaatgaaggaatctcacagcatggaagctcagcacttctgaatgagatctacacagatctctacatcacagagggttggagtggagacgtcaataatgaacatgaggtgagacagattgagacagcgtccaggagaccagcaacacaggagacacccatcaaatgtaatgatctctttaaagacaagtccatcagaggagtgctgactaaaggagttgctggaattggaaaaacagtctctgtgcagaagttcattctggactgggctgaacGAAAAGAgaatcaggacgtcaccttcatgtttccacttccctttagagagctgaatctgatgaagcagaaacatctcagtctgatggatcttcttcatcactttttccctgaaatAAGAAAACTAGAAGTAATAGACTGTGACTCCTacaaagtggtgttgatctttgatggtctggatgagtgtcgacttcctctaaatttccagaagaatgagagattgtgtgatgtgacagagtcagcctcagtggatgtgctgctgacgaacctcatcaaggggaatctgcttccctctgctcttctctggataacctctcgaccaggagcagccaatcagatccctcctgagtgtgtagaccaggtaacagaggtacgagggttcagtgatcctcagaaagaggagtacttcaggaagaggatcagtgatcagagcctggccgataaaatcatctcacacatgaagtcttcaagaagcctctacatcatgtgccacatcccagtcttctgctggatctcagccactgttctagagagaatgttgggtgaagcagagcgtggagagatccccaagactctgactcaaatgttcacacacttcctgatctttcagatcaaacacaaggagcaaaagtaccatcagaaatgtgaccctgatcctcagcagaccagagagagtatcctggcactgggaaaactggctttccaacagctggagaaaggaaacctgatcttctatgaggaagacctgagagagtgtggcattgatgtgagagaagtgtcagtgtactcaggagtgtgtacccaaatcttcagagaggagtttgggcttcacctggggaaggtgttcagctttgtacatctgagtgttcaggagtttctggctgctttatatgcatttttctgctttatttttagaaagacaaatgtgttaGTGGAACAAAGCACTGGACGTTCTAATTTCTTCAGaaagtcagacatgtctgatctcctcaggactgcagtggacaaggccttacagagtgagaatggacacctggacctgttcctccgcttccttctgggtctctcactggagtccaatcagactctcttacgaggtttaatgccccagacaggaagcagctctcacagcaaacaggaaacagtcaaGTACATCAAGaagaagatcagggagaatccatctccagagaaatccatcaatctgttccactgtctgaatgaactgaatgatcattctctagtgcaggaagtacagacttacctgaacagaggagaTCACAGTCATctcagtggaaccagactctctcctgctcagtggtcagctctggtgtttgtgttactgaactcagatcaggagctggatgtGTTTAATTTGTGGAAATATGACCCATCAGAGGAAggtcttctgaagctgctgccagtggtcaaagcctccagaagagctga tctgcgtgagtgtaaactgacagaggaaagctgtagagttctgtcctcagttctcagatcaaactcctccagactgagagaactgaacctgagtgacaataacctgcaggattcaggagtgaagctgctctctgctggactggagaatccacactgtacactggagatactgag